GGTGCATGATGGCAACACCTTCCTGAACGTCGTTAGAGCCGTAGCAGTTAACCGCGGCGCGTTCACCGTCCGAATAAGCGGTTTTTTCCACAATGTTCAGAGTACCAGTCGCATAGTCATAATCGGTTTTTACATAGGTAAAACCGTTGATGCGGGCAATAATCAGAGCCGCGTCTTTGCCAAGGCCATTTAAGATAACGCGCAATGGTTTTTTGCGAACCTTGTTAGCATTTCTGGCAATCCCGATAGCACCTTCAGCAGCAGCGAAGGATTCGTGGCCAGCCAGGAAAGCGAAACAATCGGTTTCTTCACGCAGCAGCATTGCGCCCAGGTTACCATGGCCTAAACCAACCTTACGCTGTTCAGCAACAGAGCCCGGAATACAGAAAGCCTGTAAGCCTTCTCCGACGATTTCAGCCGCGTCAGCCGCTGTTTTTGCACCGCGTTTGATGGCCAGTGCGGCGCCAAGTGTATAAGCCCAGCAGGCATTTTCAAAACAGATTGGCTGAATACCCTTTACGATACCTGCAACGTCAATGCCTTTTTCATCGCAGATGGCCATTGCTTCCTCTAAAGAAGCAATGCCGTTTGCTTTTAAGACTTCATTGATTTTGTCGATTCTTCTTTCATAACTTTCAAATAATGGCATCTCAGAACCTCCTATTCGTTTCTCGGATCGATGTACTTAGCAGCACCATCGAACTGTCCATACTGGCCGGAAGCTGCATCCATGGCTTCTTTCGGGTCCATGCCTTTTTTGATGTTTTCCATCATTTTGCCGAGCTGTACGAAAGAGTAACCGATGATTTCGTCTTTTTCGTTTAAAGCGACTTTCGTGACATAACCTTCTGCCATTTCCAGGTAACGCGGGCCTTTGGCCAGTGTGCCATACATGGTACCAACCTGGCTTCTCAAGCCTTTACCCAGGTCTTCAAGGCCAGCACCGACCGGAAGACCATCTTCAGAGAAAGCTGTCTGAGTACGGCCATAAACGATCTGTAAAAACAGTTCGCGCATAGCGGTGTTGATGGCGTCGCAGACAAGGTCTGTATTCAGGGCTTCGAGAATTGTTTTACCCGGCAGGATTTCAGATGCCATCGCGGCAGAGTGTGTCATACCAGAGCAGCCGATGGTTTCAATCAGGGCTTCCTGAATAATACCGTCCTTTACATTTAAGGTTAATTTACAGGCACCCTGCTGAGGGGCGCACCAGCCTACACCGTGTGTTAAACCGGAAATGTCTTTAACTTCTTTTGCCTGTACCCATCTGCCCTCTTCAGGGATTGGGGCACAGCCGTGATTTGCATTGCTGGCTACGCAGCACATACTATTTACTTCATGAGAATATTCCATTCGCTAAACTCCCTTCGAATTTTTCCTACAGCTATTATAATATGGGTGTCTCAAAAAAAATATGGTAATTTTTTGTCATTTCGTATTTTTTGTCCCGCTGGGACAAAAATGTAGAAAATGAAAACGGCTAATAGAGTAAAATTTAGCCATTCTTAGAAAATTGAACTTTTTTTGTGAAAAGTTATCTGTAATAGACAAAAAGTTGGGTTGATGTTCGTTTAAAGGTAAGGTACAATGAATCTAAATGTAAATTTGCTAAAATTTACCCGAACGTTGTATCTAATGAGATGAAATTTTGTATAGATGAAAAGAGGTAATGGGATGGATTATATTCACAAATTTAGCATCGGTCCGGTAGAAATGGACAAAATGCTCGAAGAGTATCATCAACTGCGAAAAACCCGCCGCTACTGCGCGGCTTGTCCCAACTACAACAAATATTGGTCCTGTCCGGACTACGCCTTCGACGAGGCTTTGTTTTTAAAGGAATTTAAGTATATGTACCTGATTGCCCGAGAATATGAAATTCCACGGGAAGACCGCCAGAAAATCTTCGGTATTCAGCCTGTGGCCGAGTACTGCAAGCAGGTTATGCAGGCCATGAAGGTTGAATCATGGAAAGACCTTCTGGACCTGGAGGCAGAATTCCCGGGAACACTGTCTTTAATGCCGGGCAACTGCCACGTCTGCGACATTTCCGGAGAAGGTTGCGCCAAGCCAAAGGGGCAGAAGTGCCGCCATCCAGAGCTCATGCGGTTCTCGCTCGAGTCCCTGGGCTTTGACGTGGACGCCATCTGCAAGTATGAAATCGGCGTGCTCCTGCTCTGGCCAAAGGAAGGCCATCTGCCGGAAAAACTGTGCGCAGTGATGGCTCTTATGAGTAATGAGAAGATCCCGATGGATGCCATCAAGGCCCATTTTCCGGATGCTAAAAAGAGCTGGCTGCGTTTTTCGGACACAGCGCCTGAGGCCCGGAACGAGGTACGTCCAAGTGTTAAACGCCAGGAGAGCTGGATCGACAATATGAAAAAGCAAAATCTGGAAAAGGCAGAAGATCCTGCCTACAAGCCGCAAAAGAGCTGGATTGGCTTTAAGAGTGAAGCTTTAGACAGCGGCGACTATGTCAAAGAGCGCCCCTGGCGGGAGGAAGAGCCTGAGGAGGTTCCTGCAGCACCTGAAGAAACCGTCGCGTTGGTAGAGGAAATGATTGAGTCCAGTGCAGAGCCCGAACCGGCTGTGGAACTGGAAACCATTGTGCCGGAGCCGTCCGCTCAGCCAGAGACTGTCTCAGAGGACGAAGAAGATTCCAAATACAAATGGCTCGGTTTTAAACGGAGTGTTGAGGAAGCGGAAGAGGAATTTAAAAAGCGTCCGATTCCAAAATTTAACGTTCCCGAGGAAGAAGAAAAGACTGATGAAAGCGCTGCTGAGGCAACGCAAACAGAAATGGAAGCTCCGGCAGCAGAGACTGTGCCGGAGATTATGGAAACACCGATGGCCGAACCCGAGCCGGAGCCTGTGCAGCCCGCGCCGGAACATCAACCGGAACCAGCACCAGAACCGCCGGCTCCGGAGCCTGTTGAGGAAGAAATTGAGCTCCTGGACGCCTCCAGCGTTGCCAATGTGCTGAGTGCCGCCATCGAAATCGCCAAGGATGTTGTCGGCGACGACTTTATTCCCGAGGAACCCCCGGTATTTAATGAGCCGGAGCCTGTTTCACAGACCGCGGCCACAGAGCCGACACCGGCGGAAGAGGAAGATGACTCTAAATATAAATGGCTGGGCTTTAAAGCTACGAATCTGGAAGAAGAAGAGGGCTTTAAAAAAGGCGGTTGGAAGAAAAATTATTAAGCTGAAGGAGTGGTAATATGAACCAAGCACTCATTCTGATTGACTATACCTGTGATTTTGTAGCGCCTGACGGTAAGCTGACCGCCGGGGCGCCGGCCCAGGCCATTGATGAAAATCTGGCAGCCGCCATCGGAGAAACGATTGAGGCGGGTGGCATGGTCTTTGTAGTGAATGACCTGCATCTGGAAAACGACGGGAGCCACCCCGAAACCGCGCTGTTTCCGCCCCACAATCTTTTGGGAAGCCCGGGCAGAGAGGTATATGGAAAGACCGCTGAAAAGCTGCGGACGTACCAGACGCTTGAAAACAGGCAGGTTTTCTATATGGATAAGTTCCGCTATTCGGCCTTTGCGGGGACAGCACTGGATATCCTGCTCAGGCAGAACCATATCCAGAAGTTGGAGTTGGCCGGTGTGTGCACAGACATCTGTGTGCTGCACACTGCCATCAGCGCCTATAATCTGGGTTATGAGGTCACGGTTCACAAAAACCGTGTGGCAAGCTTTAATGCAGAGGGTCACAAATGGGCCCTGGAGCATTTTAAATCGTCACTGGGATTTACAGTAGTATAAAGAAACAAGGAGATAAGCAATGTTATATTATAAAGCAGATATCGGCGTGATCGGTGGTTCCGGTCTCTATGAGCTGTATCCGGACGTTAAAAAAATTGATGTGGATACACCCTATGGCAAAACCTCCGATGCCATCAGCCTGGTAACCGTCGGGGACAAAAAGGTGGCCTTTATGCCAAGACATGGAAAGGACCATACTCTGAACCCATCCGAAATTAACTACCGGGCCAACATCGACGCTTTTGCTCAGCTGGGAATCCGGGCGTTGATCTCACCCTGCTGCGTGGGTTCGCTGCGTCCGGAAATCGCACCTGGCGATTTTGTAGTCACAGACCAGTTTATCAACATGACCTCAGGCCGCAAGGATACTTTTAACGAGTCCCCCAATGTGGTCCACCTGAGCTCAGCAGATCCCTACGATTCCGGACTCCGCCAGATTGCCCTTGAGGAAGCCGAAAAACTGGGGATCAAAACCCATGACGGCGGCACTGTTGTGGTGGTCAACGGACCACGGTTCTCAACCCGTGCCGAAAGCCGCATGTTTGCCATGATGGGCGCAGATGTCGTCAATATGACCCAGTATCCGGAGGGCTACCTGTGTCTGGAAAAGGGGATTCCGGTTGTCAACATTGCCCTGATCACCGACTATGACGCCGGTCTCGAGGGGCGCCCGGACATCAAGCCTGTGCAGGCTGAGGATGTAGCGCGTGTGCTCGAGGATAACAATGACCGGGTAAAACAGCTGATTTTTAAGATGATTGAACGAATATAGAAAAAGTTACCTCCCTTAAGTATAGGTGAGGTTAGACTGTCAAAGAGTTGGCGCAGCGTGAGGCTGCGCCTTTTATCCAGATAAGGAAAAAGGTCCAGGCGCTGCGGATAACGGTCAGGAATCGTGCCGTTTTACTGGAACAGCCGGACACTGGAGGGATCAGGCACCAACTTTAGTGAAGAAGATACAGGTGTGAGTGCAGTGCCCGCAGGACACTTTTTTCTTCCTTAGGTAAAAGGCTTCGTCTCACAGTTTTTGACACTCTGCCCTCCCTTAACCAAGGGAGGCTTTTTCAGATACCGAGAAAGGAAGAACCATGAAACCTGTTTATTATGAAAACGGCGCTTTAAAAATGCTTGACCAGACCCTTCTGCCAACTGAGGAGGTAACGCACAGTTACACCGACTACCGTGAGATTGCAACAGCCATTGTGGATATGATTGTCCGCGGCGCGCCGGCCATTGGTGTTACCGCCGGATACGGCGTTTATTTCGGCGCTCTGGAATTTAAAGAGCTGCCGCGGGAGGCTTTCTTAAAGGAAATGGAGACAGTCTGCCAGGTGCTCCGGGCAACACGGCCAACTGCGGTCAATCTGTTCTGGGCAGTGGACCGGATGGAAGGCGTGATCGAAAACAACGCGGAAAAAACACCGGCAGAGATCACAGCGCTTCTAAAAACCGAGGCAGATGCCATTTGCAGTGAAGATATCCAGATGTGTCGGGATATGGGCGCATACGGTGCGGAGCTGATCCACCGCAAGGATACCATTCTGACCCACTGCAATGCGGGCGCTCTCGCCACAGCGGATTACGGGACAGCGCTCGGCGTTGTGCGTGCCGCCTGGGAGGCAGGCAAGGAGATCTCCGTCTATGCCGACGAGACAAGGCCTTTTCTGCAGGGAGCCCGCCTGACAGCCTATGAGCTTCACAAAGACGGTATTCCTGTCACGCTGATCACAGACAATATGGCTGGCTGGATGATGAAGCAGGGGAAAATCGACTGTGTGGTGGTAGGTGCAGACCGCATTGCCCGAAATGGTGATGTGGCTAATAAGATCGGAACCTACAGCGTCTCCATTCTGGCAAAGGCCCACGGCATTCCCTTCTATGTGGCAGCGCCAACCTCAACCATTGATTTTAATATGTGGTCCGGCGATGATATTGTCATTGAAGAACGGGATACCCGGGAAATCAGCCATATCAAGGGGCAGCAGATCGCGCCGGACGGTGTGCGCATGGAAAACCCGGCCTTTGACGTTACCCCGCATCAGAATGTTACAGCAATCATCACAGAAAAGGGCGTCGTGTATCCGCCCTTTGACCTGAGCATACCCAGGCTTCAGGACAAATAGGGGAAGCCGATGAAATACAGTATGTTTTCGTGGTTTGGCTATTTCATGCCTTTTGAAGAGCGCATTGACGTGATCAAAGAAGCTGGTTTTGACGAGGTGATGATTTCCTGGGAGGACGAGTGTGAGCCCTATTATCTGGAGAAGGAAAAATTCCCGGATATTGTGCGGAGCAAGGGGCTTGGGATCACCAACATTCACGCGCCTTTTATCGGCTATAACGATATCTGGGAAAAGGGATCTGCGGAAACCCGGGCGCTTTTAGACACATTTGTCAGCTTTGTTCGGGACTGCCATACCTTTGAAATCTCGACTGTGGTGGTACACACCAATGATCTGGATCTTGGCCCTTATAAATGGGAAAACGGGCTGGCCTTTTTTTCTGAGCTGGCGGAGGCCGGAGAGAAGTACAGTGTCAATATCGCCGTTGAAAATGTGTCGCGTCCGTTTTTGCTGAAGGGGCTGCTGGACGCCATCCATGCCGATCATTTTGGGATGTGCTATGACAGCTCCCATGATTATATGCTGCCCTGCGGCAGGGGAAGGATTCTGAAAGCGTACAAGGATCGTATTAAGGCACTGCATCTGTCCGACAATGACCTACAGATTGACAGGCACTGGATACCGGGTGAGGGGGAAATTCCTTTCTGCGAGGTTATGCCTGAGATCCTGAGTACCGGTGTGGATTTTATTTCCTACGAGGTCATTGCTAACGACGAATGGAAAAAGCGGGAGCCCCTTGACTTCTGCCGTGCAGTTCGGAGCAGTCTGGATCTGGATAACAATAATTTCTAATTGCACAATTCGGGGATTTGTGCTAAACTTCAATTAATAACTTAATGATGCTGTTTTGTTAGAGGAAAGCGGTTGAAATCCGCTACAGCCCCCGCTACTGTAATTGCAGACAAGATCCTCATAGACCACTGTCAGGCGTATCCTGATGGGAAGGGAGGATGGAGAAGGAAGCAAGAGTCAGGACACTTGAAGCAAAGCGATATAATCACTTCGGAGGGAAGTAGAGGATTGTATATTTTCATAATCCGGCCTCTCTCGTGGGGTCGGTTTTCTTTGTTTTAAGCCGTTTTAAATTTATTTTATGGAGGGACCAATGAAAAAGAGTGTGTTGAAAAGTTTGCTGATGGCTCTGGCCTGCGCGGCGCTTTTGTTTGGCGCGGCAGGTTGTGCTCAGAAAGGCCAGAAGGGCGGAGAAGCTTCCGGCGCAGTTACCGGAGAAACAGCTTATCCTGTGTCCGTTAGCGACGATTTGGGCAACAATGTGGAAATCGAAAAGGAACCCACAAAAATCGTGTCTTTGTCGCCTGCGAATACAGAAATCCTGTTTGCGCTGGGTGTGGGTGACAAGGTTGTCGGGCGGACCGATTACTGCAATTATCCCGAGGAAGCCGCCCAGGTAGCGGCCATCGGCGATTACAATAATCCCAATGTGGAAAAGATCATTTCCCTTGCCCCGGATGTTGTTTTGGCAGGTGATCTGATCAGCGACGATGTCCGCAGTCAGATTGAAGCTACTGGCGCGAAGGTCATTACCTTTACCCCCATGTCTGTAGACGCGGTGGAAAGCACGATTATCAATATCGGCAAAGTGGTCAACGCCAATGACAAAGCTAAGGAAATCACAGACAGCATGACTAAAAAATACGATGAAATCAAGGAAAAGGCCGTGGCAGCCAATCCGCAGAAATCGGTCTTTATTGATATCGGCGGCTACTACAGCGCTGGAGACAACTCACTGCTGGGCAACATGCTCAAGGATATCAATGCCAAGAACATCGCCTCCGATGCCGGCACAGACTGGCCGCAGCTGAGCGTTGAGCAGATCATCGCAAAGAATCCGGACGTCTATGTGTCTTTCTTTACCACACCAGATGAAATTAAAAAGGTACCAGGCTTTGACCAGGTCAACGCGGTTAAGAATGACGCCATTGTTTATTATGAAATGCTCTCTCCGGACAGCGACCTGATCCAGCGTCCGGGACCGCGTATTGTCGATGGGCTGGAGCTGCTGGCTACAGCCGTTTACCCGGATCAGTTTAAGTAGAAAGATTTTTCCGCAGGCAGGCGTTTGCCGCCTGCGGAGGTTTTAAACAGACGGTTAAGAAAGAGGACGGATGAAAACAAAGTTGAAAAGATATGCGATGCCCTTATCCATTGTGGGGTGCCTGATCTTAATTTATTTATGCACCATCGTAGGCATTACCTCCATTCCTTTTGGCGAAGCCAACAGAATTTTACTGCACGAGGTTCTGCACCTGCCTGTTAATATGGAGGGTATATCAGCTGGTAATATTGCGATTATCTGGAATGTCCGGCTGCCAAGAGTCATTTTGGGCTTTCTGACAGGCGGAGCACTGGCAGTCTGTGGTGCTGCCTACCAGGGGATTTTCAAGAACCCCATGGCAGACCCTTTTATCCTTGGTGTATCCTCCGGCGCGGCTCTGGGCGCGTCGATCGGGATTGTCATGCACTTTTCAGCAGGTTTCCTGGGATTAAACGGAACCGCTGTTTTAGCTTTTGTAGGTGCCTTTCTGGCGATCTTTTTAGTGTACAACATTTCAAAGGTCGGGAGAAAAGTACCGGTTGCTTCCCTGCTACTGAGCGGGATTGCCGTGAGCCAGTCGCTGACGGCTTTTATGTCCCTGCTCATGATTTTCAATGTCCAGAGTATGAATCAGATTATGTTCTGGACCATGGGAAGCCTGAATGGCAAGGGATGGGACCAGGTAATCACTGTGTTACCTTACGTGATCATCGGCTGTTTGATCCTGTTCACAACCGTCCGAGAGCTGGATATTATGCTTCTCGGCGAGGATGCCGCCACACAGCTGGGGGTTAATACCGACCATCTAAAGAAAAAAGTGCTGGTTGTCTCGTCGGTGATCACATCAGCGGTGGTTTCAGTGACAGGGATTATCGGTTTTGTCGGGCTGGTGGTGCCGCACATTGTCCGGATTTTATCCGGCCCAAAGCATCGGATTCTGCTGCCTTTTTCACTGGTATTTGGAGGGACCTTCCTCATTATCTGTGATACGCTGGCCCGGACTGTTTCCTCACAGGAAATCCCGGTGGGAATCATCACCGCTGCCTTTGGCGGCCCCTTCTTTATTTACCTTTTGCGTAAATCGAAGAAAGGAGGCGCTCGTTGATGGAAGATGCTGTTATGCTGAAATTTGAAGGCGTTCATACCGGTTACGGCAGCAAAGAGGTGATCAAAGGCTTTACAGCAGATATCCATAAAGGCGAGTTTGTCGGCCTTATCGGCTCAAACGGTACCGGTAAATCCACACTGCTTAAATGTCTGTCGGGCCTTCTGCCCATCACTGGCGGCCGGATTGTGGTGAACGGCAGGGATAACGCCGATCTTAAGCAGCGCGAGCGCTCTCAGATGGTGGCGGTGGTACCACAGTCCTTTGACATCGACTATGACTTTACGGTTGAAGATATTGTGCTCATGGGCCGAAATCCTTATCTGAGTTATAAGGACCGCGAGGGCGCTGAGGATTACCGGATTGTGGAGCAGGCCATGAAAATGACCAAAACCCTTGGCTTCAGAGGCCGCATGTTCAATGAATTGAGCGGCGGTGAGAAGCAGCGTGTGATCATTGCCCGGGCCATCGCTCAGGAGCCGGATATTATTCTGCTGGATGAGCCCACCTCCGCGCTGGATGTGCATCATCAGATCGAGGTTATGGAGCTTATCGACCAGCTCAATAAAAACGACCATATGACTGTAGTGGCTGTCCTTCACGATATCAATCTGGCGTCGCGATACTGCAAACGCCTGATCATGATTCAGGGAGGCCGGGTAGTGGCAGACGGGCCGCCGGCCGACGTGGTCATTGAGCGGAATTTGAAACAGCTTTACAATATGAAAATGCTGGTGCGGGAGAATGCGGTTTTTGAGAAACCAGAGATCGTACCCATCCGCGTCCTTGAGGGCGAGGAGGCCAGGAATCCGCTGCACATCCATGTGATCTGCGGCGGCAGCGGAGCTTCAAAGGTTATTGAGGAGCTGGATGACATGGGACACCGTGTAACCGCGGGCGTCATCAATGAGGGCAGCGACGACTGGCTGGTCTGTAAATCACTGAACCTCGATATTGTCGTGGAGCGGCCTTTTACCACCATCTCCATGGAAAAGCAGCAGGAAAATTTAAAACTGATGCAGGATGCGGACATCGTTCTGATCGCGGATGTGCCCTTTGGGCTTGGCAACGTCAATAATCTGGAAGGTCTGGAGGCTCTGGACGCAGAGATTTACCTGCACGCAAACTGTCTGAATAATGATTTTACCGAGGGCAGGCTGGAAGCCTGTCTGAATAAGATACGCGAAAAGAAAACAGTGGTCGAAATCGGAGACCACGACGAGTTTCTGGAAATGCTTCAGCAACGTTAGAAATTGTGATACTTGGGAGATTGTACTATGAATACTTTTATGCTGGCGGGAGTCAGCAGTAATGTTGGGAAAACAACTGTAACCATGGGGGTAATGGCAGCCCTGTGCAAAAGGAATTGTCCGGTTGTCCCTTTTAAAACCGGACCAGATTACATTGATCCGATGTTTCACACCTTTGTCACTGGAAAAAAATCCACCAATCTGGACACCTGGATGGTGGATCAGGAGACAATCCGCTCCCTGTTTTACCACAAGCTGTCGGAGAATTCGGTCGCAGTGATTGAAGGTGTTATGGGGCTCTATGACGGGCACGGTCTGGAGACTGATGTGGGCAGCAGCGCTTATCTGTCAAAGGTTGTGGACGCGCCGGTCTTTTTGATCATTGACGGCCGGGGCATGTCCAAAAGCGCGGCGGCGATGGTAAAGGGCTATGCGGATTTTGACCCAGATACCCGGATTGCCGGTGTGATCATCAATAAGATCGCTTCGGAATCCCATTACCAGCTTTTAAAAGAAATGATTGAGACCTGTACAGGGGTTCCCTGTGTAGGCTATTTTCCGAATTGTCCGGATATTGTTATGAACAGCCGGCATCTCGGCCTCATTCCGGTGGATGAGCTTCAGGGACTTCGGGAACAGGTGGAAAAGGCAGCGGCGCTGGCAGAGGAACACATTGATCTCGATAAGATGCTTCTGCTCAGCCGGAGAGAAGCCGTACCACAGGTTCAGAAAGATCCATTTGACGCCTGTGCAGGGCGTTATGACGATCTGACCATAGGGTTTGCAAAGGATAAGGCATTCAGCTTTTATTATGAGGATAATTTCAATGCCCTAAGGAAGCTGGGGGTCAGGCTGGTACCCTTTAGCCCTCTTGAGGATTATGAACTGCCAAAGGGCCTGGACGCTCTGTATATCGGCGGTGGCTTCCCCGAAATGTTTGGAAGAGACCTTGAGAAGAATCAGGGATTCAGGGAAAGCATCAGGGCGGCTTTAGAAAACGGCCTGCCCTGTTTTGCAGAATGCGGCGGCCTGATGTATCTGACAGAAAGCATGGAAATGCTTGACGGGGAAAGGTATCAGGCGGCAGGCTTTTTTAAGGCAGACACCAAAATGACTAAGCGGCTTCAGCGCTTTGGTTATATTGATATTGATACCGTGATTAACAATACGCCCATACATATTAAGGGGCATGAATTCCATCACAGCCTGGTGCATGAGAAGGAGCCGATCCCCATGCGTTACCAGATCACTAAGGGAGACCGGAAATGGACCTGTGGCTTCTGTAAGGGCAATACCCTTGCCGGGTACCCGCACATCCATTTTTACAGCAACCCACAGTTTTTGCTGGCACTCCTTGATAAAGCCGAAGAAATCAAAAGGTTGGAGGAACAGGACAGTGAGAACAGTAACGGTTAAATCACCGGGCTCCTGCGGAGAATTTATCCAGGGGATCTATCAGGAACAGCCGTGCCTTGTATCCTGCCCCATCGACCTTTATTCCAATATCCGTATTGTGGAAGGGCCAGCTACACGTATGCTCGACACCAAGGCGGTTCAAATGCTTGATCTGATCTTTTCAGAATACAGCATTCCAAGAGAGGAAAAGCATCATATCAATATCCAGATGTCCTCGGAAATTCCCATTGAAAAAGGGATGGCCAGCAGTACTGCGGATATCGCCGGGATTGCCAGAGGGCTGAGTGCCTACTATGATCTGGGCCTCAGCGACAAAACTATCGCGGAGCTCTGCGTGTTTATCGAGCCGACCGATAATATAATGTTTGAACGGCTGAATCTTTTCAACCATGTGTGCGGCGATGTGCTGATGAATTTTGAGGCACAGCTTGAAGCGCAGATTTTGATTGTGGAGTTCAAGGGAGCCGTCAACACCATGAATTTTCATCGTCAGCAGGATGGCTACACGCGCGAGGAGGTCGATCGGTTTGAAGCGGTCCTGAAGCTTTTTAAACAGGGGCTGCAGGATAAAAACCTCAACGCGATCGGGCGTGCCTGTACCGAAAGCGCCCGGTTAAACCAGAAGATTTTATACAAGCCCCATCTTGAAGCGCTTGCAGCCTTGTCTGAGGAATTTGGCGGACACGGGGTTATTACTGGCCACAGTGGCACGGTTATCGGCGTGCTTTACAGCGAGGAGGCCTTTGACTACACTGCTTTTATGCAGCGATTTTTGAACGTTGTCCCTAAGAAGGATTACGACGCGCTGTTTTTGAAGAATATTATTCCCGGCGGCCTGAGAGTTTCCATAGAAAACTGAGCATGGCCTTTCTTTTAGGCCACAGCCGGAGAAGCGGCGGAGTTACCGCGCAAACAACGAAAGGAAAATTAAATGACAGCTTATATCAACAACCCGAAAGAAATTGAAAAAAGAAGCTTTGAGATTATTACCGAGGAGCTCGGCGGAAAGACCTTTCCGCCGGAGATCGCGGATATTGTAAAACGTGTGATTCACACTACCGCTGATTTTGAGTACGCAGACCTGATTGAATTTAAAAACAACGCGGTTGAGAGCGGTTTGAAAGCCCTTGAGGCCGGTAAAAAAATCTATGCGGATACCAGCATGATCAAGGTTGCGGTCAACCGTAAAGCACTGGCAGACCATCAACTTGAGATTGTCAACTATGTTCACGATGAGGATGTTGCAAAGGCCGCCAAGGAGCGAGGGGTTACCCGCTCAACCGTAGGCATGGAAAAAGCCCTGGATGACGATTCGGTCGGTATTTTTGCCATTGGCAACGCGCCAACCGCGCTGTACAAGCTTATCGAATTTATCAAGGAAGGAAAAGCAAAGCCGGATTTAATTGTGGGTGCGCCCATCGGCTTTGTAGGTGCGGCAGAATCCAAGGAAGCACTCGACGAGTTGGACGCCCTGGGGGTTCCATACATTCGCATTAACGGCAGAAAGGGTGGAAGCCCGGTGGTTGCGGCGATTTTAAACGCCATGCTTTATAAATTAGGACGGGATTGGTAAGAGGAAGAATGAAAGGTATATTTTATGGTTTGGGCGTCGGCCCTGGAGATCCAGATTTACTGACAGTAAAGGCACACAAAATTCTGCAGTCGGCAGATGTGATCATCACACCGACTAAAAAAATGGGAAAACCAAGCATCGCATATCGTATTGTGGAAAGCCACATTACCGACCACACACGTGTTGTGGAGATGTCCTTCCCAATGATTTCCTTAAGCGCAGAGCGTGAAACACTGGAAAAGCAGTGGAAAGAAAACGCAGATGAAATTGAAAAAATTCTGGAAGAAGGAGAAAGCGTTGTTTTTTTAACCCTTGGAGACCCAATGGTATTCAGCACCTATTCCTATGTGATGGAATACCTTCTGGAGCGGGGCGTCGAGGTGGTGACCCTTTCCGGCGTGCCGTCCTTCTGTAACCTGGCAGCGCAGATCAATGTTCCGCTGACCCAGGGAGAGGAATCA
The DNA window shown above is from Eubacterium limosum and carries:
- a CDS encoding precorrin-8X methylmutase, producing MTAYINNPKEIEKRSFEIITEELGGKTFPPEIADIVKRVIHTTADFEYADLIEFKNNAVESGLKALEAGKKIYADTSMIKVAVNRKALADHQLEIVNYVHDEDVAKAAKERGVTRSTVGMEKALDDDSVGIFAIGNAPTALYKLIEFIKEGKAKPDLIVGAPIGFVGAAESKEALDELDALGVPYIRINGRKGGSPVVAAILNAMLYKLGRDW
- the cobI gene encoding precorrin-2 C(20)-methyltransferase, with product MKGIFYGLGVGPGDPDLLTVKAHKILQSADVIITPTKKMGKPSIAYRIVESHITDHTRVVEMSFPMISLSAERETLEKQWKENADEIEKILEEGESVVFLTLGDPMVFSTYSYVMEYLLERGVEVVTLSGVPSFCNLAAQINVPLTQGEESLGIVAMTQPIEEIQQILDAHRNIVIMKVSADNKRLAEELEKRGLENSFVLVSNIGMENQSMIRDIEVLKGDIPYLSTLLIKKDYDITL
- a CDS encoding GHMP kinase is translated as MRTVTVKSPGSCGEFIQGIYQEQPCLVSCPIDLYSNIRIVEGPATRMLDTKAVQMLDLIFSEYSIPREEKHHINIQMSSEIPIEKGMASSTADIAGIARGLSAYYDLGLSDKTIAELCVFIEPTDNIMFERLNLFNHVCGDVLMNFEAQLEAQILIVEFKGAVNTMNFHRQQDGYTREEVDRFEAVLKLFKQGLQDKNLNAIGRACTESARLNQKILYKPHLEALAALSEEFGGHGVITGHSGTVIGVLYSEEAFDYTAFMQRFLNVVPKKDYDALFLKNIIPGGLRVSIEN